Proteins encoded together in one Salmo salar chromosome ssa08, Ssal_v3.1, whole genome shotgun sequence window:
- the LOC106610507 gene encoding prostaglandin D2 receptor 2, which yields MFNSSSSAVCPLLQTMLDHSVNNNTGVNLVVVCVHGLVSCLGILENALVLWVLGFRLRRRTVASVWVLNLALSDFLATLTLPLFTHYLHSSHSWELGGPLCTAQSSVFFLNMFVSAFLLAAISLDRCLLVARPVWSQNHRSISAAWKVCALGWLWAAANTFPYFLFRAVTEKTDGRKLCYHHFGLYSSPGTLERDCRVRQAATAVSKTFLAFLLPLVVIAGSYALFGISLSQRRKRRRKDSSSGLTGALIVTNVERRESKPNTNTKSSTPNPKGSTPTSTSIKLSSRRTEPGLSRGFTKMVTSVIATFALCWAPYHVFCLIEVAAQYWPTKVVLVEVGLPMATTFAFLNPVLNPVLYAFSCPNFCIRIRQSLGSLMEGLVEEGGMGGAGGGGLGLSIRKGRRKGRGSLGGTHHRHQAVWGLQTLCICLHQPQLQSQLWTPGARRGHSELTIYSE from the exons ATGTtcaactcctcctcctctgcggtctgtcctctcctccagaccaTGCTGGACCACTCTGTAAACAACAACACGGGGGTCaacctggtggtggtgtgtgtccaCGGGCTGGTCTCCTGTCTGGGTATCCTGGAGAACGCTCTGGTCCTCTGGGTGCTCGGCTTCCGCCTGCGCCGCCG GACTGTGGCCTCTGTCTGGGTTCTCAACCTGGCCCTGTCAGACTTCCTGGCTACGCTGACCCTCCCTCTCTTTACACACTACCTGCACTCCTCTCACAGCTGGGAGCTGGGAG GTCCGCTGTGTACGGCCCAGTCCTCAGTCTTCTTCCTCAACATGTTTGTGTCAGCCTTCCTCCTGGCGGCCATTTCTCTGGACCGCTGTCTCCTGGTGGCGCGGCCCGTCTGGAGCCAGAACCACCGCTCCATTAGCGCCGCCTGGAAG GTGTGTGCTTTGGGCTGGTTGTGGGCGGCGGCCAACACCTTCCCTTACTTCCTGTTCCGGGCGGTGACGGAGAAGACGGACGGAAGGAAGCTCTGCTACCACCATTTTGGATTGTACTCGTCGCCAGGGACGCTAGAGAGGGACTGTAGGGTACGGCAGGCGGCGACCGCCGTGTCCAAGACGTTCCTGGCGTTCCTACTCCCCCTAGTGGTGATTGCAGGGAGCTACGCCCTCTTTGGCATCAGTCTGAgccagaggaggaagaggaggaggaaggacagCAGTAGTGGACTCACCGGGGCATTGATTGTTACCAACGTGGAACGCAGAGAGTCAAAACCCAACACAAACACCAAAAGCTCCACCCCCAACCCAAAAGGCTCCacccctacctccacctccaTCAAATTGTCTTCTAGACGAACCGAGCCCGGCCTATCCCGTGGCTTCACCAAAATGGTGACATCAGTCATCGCGACGTTCGCCCTCTGCTGGGCGCCCTATCACGTGTTCTGCCTCATCGAGGTTGCCGCCCAGTACTGGCCGACCAAGGTCgtgttggtggaggtggggttgcCAATGGCGACGACCTTTGCCTTCCTGAACCCAGTGTTAAACCCAGTGCTGTACGCGTTCAGCTGTCCCAACTTCTGCATCCGGATCAGACAGAGTCTGGGGTCGCTGATGGAAGGactggtggaggagggagggatgggtggagCAGGAGGGGGGGGGCTGGGGTTGAGTatcaggaaggggaggaggaagggaagggggagcCTGGGGGGAACTCATCATCGTCACCAAGCTGTCTGGGGACTCCAGACTCTCTGCATCTGCCTCCATCAACCACAACTTCAAAGCCAGTTGTGGACACCTGGAGCAAGGAGAGGACACTCTGAACTGACTATATACTCTGAATGA